Proteins encoded together in one Yersinia mollaretii ATCC 43969 window:
- a CDS encoding lytic transglycosylase domain-containing protein yields MSTLSSVLAACVIQAASVHQLPPELLVAVIKVEGGAPGIAAKNRNRTEDLGVMQINTGAWLDLVARAHFNGDRDQAYLRLRDDACYNVQVGAWILQRSIKQSEGDLWHGIGRYHSATPVHNQRYQARVQKAWGSLF; encoded by the coding sequence ATGTCTACATTAAGTTCCGTGCTGGCTGCCTGCGTTATTCAGGCCGCCAGTGTCCATCAGTTACCGCCCGAATTATTGGTCGCGGTCATTAAGGTTGAAGGCGGTGCCCCCGGTATTGCGGCTAAAAATCGCAACCGCACCGAAGATCTCGGCGTGATGCAGATCAACACCGGTGCTTGGCTGGATCTGGTTGCGCGCGCCCATTTTAACGGCGATCGCGATCAGGCTTACCTCAGATTGCGTGATGACGCCTGCTATAACGTTCAGGTGGGTGCTTGGATCCTCCAGCGGTCGATCAAACAATCAGAAGGCGACCTGTGGCATGGAATTGGCCGTTATCACTCAGCCACCCCAGTCCACAATCAGCGTTATCAGGCGCGGGTGCAGAAAGCCTGGGGCAGCCTGTTTTAA
- the rsmI gene encoding 16S rRNA (cytidine(1402)-2'-O)-methyltransferase — MNQHDRAVISASTLYVVPTPIGNLGDITHRALEVLKGVDLIAAEDTRHTGLLLQHFAINARLFALHDHNEQQKADHLLAKLQEGQSIALVSDAGTPLINDPGYHLVRRCREAGIRVVPLPGACAAITALSAAGLASDRFCYEGFLPAKTKGRKDTLQALIEEPRTLIFYESTHRLLESLQDMVTVLGPQRYVVLARELTKTWESIHGAPVGELLAWVQEEETRRRGEMVLIVEGHKVQTDDALPAAALRTLALLQKELPLKKAAALAAEIHSVKKNALYKYALEQQNEGQDQAEDDIQS; from the coding sequence ATGAATCAACACGATCGAGCAGTGATTTCTGCATCTACGCTTTATGTGGTACCTACCCCCATCGGTAATTTAGGGGATATCACCCACCGGGCGTTAGAGGTACTGAAAGGCGTTGATTTGATTGCGGCAGAAGATACACGTCATACAGGGTTGCTGTTACAGCATTTCGCGATCAACGCCCGTCTGTTTGCACTTCATGACCATAACGAACAACAAAAAGCCGATCATTTGCTGGCAAAACTGCAAGAGGGCCAGAGTATTGCGCTGGTTTCAGATGCAGGGACGCCACTTATCAACGATCCGGGCTACCATTTAGTACGCCGTTGCCGTGAAGCGGGCATCAGAGTGGTGCCATTACCGGGCGCTTGTGCGGCGATTACCGCACTTTCTGCTGCTGGTCTCGCCTCAGATCGTTTTTGCTACGAAGGCTTCCTGCCCGCGAAAACCAAAGGCCGTAAGGATACTCTGCAAGCGCTGATTGAGGAACCTCGAACACTGATCTTCTACGAATCAACACACCGCTTGTTGGAAAGTTTACAGGACATGGTAACCGTACTTGGCCCACAACGCTATGTGGTACTGGCCAGAGAGTTGACCAAAACCTGGGAGTCTATCCACGGTGCACCCGTTGGCGAGTTGCTGGCTTGGGTTCAGGAAGAAGAGACTCGCCGTCGTGGTGAGATGGTACTGATTGTCGAAGGGCATAAAGTGCAGACCGATGATGCATTACCTGCTGCCGCGTTGCGCACTTTAGCGCTACTACAAAAAGAGCTGCCGTTGAAAAAAGCCGCTGCTTTGGCCGCAGAAATTCACAGTGTGAAAAAGAACGCGCTCTATAAGTATGCACTTGAGCAGCAAAATGAGGGGCAAGACCAAGCGGAAGATGACATTCAATCCTAA
- a CDS encoding penicillin-binding protein activator gives MLSSTFVRSKAGLFPVVLAALILAACSGRAPQTPPPANIQDEASANADYYLQQLQQSSDDNKADWQLLAIRALLREGKILQAAEQLSTLPANLSDTQRQEQQLLTAELLVAQKNNPAAADILGKLDTTQLSANQQVRFYQAQIAANQGKATLPLIRAFIAQEPLLKDKAHQDNIDGTWQALAQLTPQELNNIVINADENVLQGWLDLTHVYQDNKQDPELLKAAIKDWQTRYPQNPAAKNLPTALTQISNFSQASTAKIALLLPLSGPAQVFADAIQQGFTAAQNGLPIAAPVPETPDATASASTDATAPVDVATAPTPSPVAVPIATSNAQVKIYDTTTQPIAALLAQAQQDGATLVVGPLLKPEVEQLSATPSTLNILALNQPEVNTNNPNICYFALSPEDEARDAAHHLWSQEKRAPLLLTPRGAFGDRVTKAFAEEWQKLGGQTVLQQNFGSTAELKQAINSGAGIRLTGQPVAISSTPAVAPASVTIAGLTIPAPPVDAPVVSTSAGGNIDSVYIIATPAELTLIKPMIDMATSSRSKPALFASSRSYQAGAGPDYRLEMEGIQFSDIPLMAGANPALMQQAAAKYANDYSLVRLYAMGIDAWTLSNHFAEMRQIPGFQLSGTTGELTASADCVITRKLPWLQYRQGMVVPAA, from the coding sequence ATGCTTTCCTCAACATTCGTTCGTTCCAAAGCAGGGCTTTTCCCTGTTGTTCTCGCTGCTCTGATACTGGCAGCCTGTTCAGGCAGGGCACCACAGACACCACCACCCGCAAATATACAGGACGAAGCCAGTGCTAACGCCGATTATTATTTGCAGCAGCTGCAACAGAGCAGTGATGATAACAAGGCTGACTGGCAATTACTCGCCATTCGTGCCCTGCTACGTGAAGGGAAGATTCTTCAGGCGGCAGAACAGCTGAGTACACTACCGGCTAATCTGAGCGATACACAACGCCAAGAACAGCAACTACTGACCGCAGAGCTGCTGGTGGCACAGAAAAATAATCCTGCCGCAGCCGATATTCTTGGCAAGCTTGATACAACCCAGCTCTCTGCAAATCAGCAGGTTCGCTTCTATCAGGCCCAAATTGCCGCCAATCAAGGCAAGGCCACTCTGCCATTGATTCGGGCATTTATCGCTCAGGAACCGCTGCTGAAAGATAAAGCGCATCAGGATAATATCGATGGCACTTGGCAAGCACTGGCACAGCTAACACCACAAGAATTGAATAATATTGTGATTAATGCAGACGAAAACGTGCTGCAAGGCTGGCTGGATTTAACTCATGTCTATCAGGATAACAAACAAGATCCTGAACTGCTGAAAGCCGCGATTAAAGATTGGCAAACCCGCTACCCGCAGAACCCCGCAGCGAAAAATTTGCCAACGGCGTTGACCCAGATTAGCAACTTCAGTCAGGCATCCACGGCGAAAATTGCGCTGTTGCTGCCCTTGAGTGGCCCGGCACAAGTGTTCGCCGATGCTATCCAACAAGGTTTCACTGCCGCGCAGAATGGTTTACCGATAGCCGCCCCAGTTCCCGAAACACCGGATGCCACGGCAAGTGCCTCCACTGATGCAACAGCACCAGTAGATGTGGCAACCGCGCCGACTCCATCACCCGTCGCCGTACCGATTGCCACCAGCAATGCGCAAGTAAAAATCTACGACACCACCACACAACCGATTGCCGCATTACTGGCGCAGGCGCAGCAAGATGGCGCAACACTGGTTGTCGGCCCGCTGCTGAAACCCGAAGTCGAGCAGTTAAGTGCCACCCCAAGCACCCTAAACATTCTGGCTTTGAACCAACCGGAAGTGAACACTAACAACCCGAATATCTGCTACTTCGCCCTGTCGCCAGAAGATGAAGCGCGCGATGCCGCACATCATCTGTGGAGTCAGGAAAAAAGAGCACCGCTGCTGCTGACTCCGCGTGGTGCCTTCGGTGATCGCGTCACTAAAGCCTTCGCCGAAGAGTGGCAGAAGCTAGGTGGGCAGACAGTATTACAGCAAAACTTCGGTTCAACGGCAGAGTTGAAACAAGCTATCAACAGTGGCGCAGGCATCCGCCTGACCGGGCAGCCCGTCGCCATTTCGAGCACACCTGCTGTGGCCCCCGCCTCTGTGACTATCGCGGGTCTGACCATTCCTGCACCGCCAGTGGATGCGCCTGTCGTCTCCACCTCTGCCGGCGGCAACATTGATTCGGTGTATATCATTGCAACACCGGCTGAACTGACGCTGATTAAGCCGATGATTGATATGGCCACCAGCTCACGCAGTAAACCCGCGCTGTTTGCCAGTTCACGCAGCTATCAGGCCGGTGCTGGTCCAGATTACCGCTTAGAGATGGAAGGTATTCAGTTTAGTGATATTCCATTGATGGCAGGGGCTAATCCTGCATTAATGCAACAAGCGGCGGCTAAATATGCCAATGACTATTCACTGGTGCGTCTGTACGCCATGGGGATTGATGCGTGGACATTATCGAACCATTTTGCTGAAATGCGGCAGATTCCGGGCTTCCAGCTCAGTGGTACTACGGGTGAATTAACTGCATCCGCAGATTGTGTTATCACCCGTAAATTGCCTTGGTTACAATATCGTCAGGGCATGGTAGTTCCGGCAGCCTAA
- a CDS encoding YraN family protein has protein sequence MSQRNTGTHYENQARCHLERAGLIFQAANVTYQSGEIDLIMRDGPTWVFVEVRFRRNDLFGGAAASVTYRKQQRLLRAAAVWLAQRGASFATTPCRFDVFAVTGSQIEWLPNAFNAD, from the coding sequence ATGAGCCAAAGGAATACTGGCACACACTACGAAAATCAAGCCCGTTGCCATCTGGAGCGGGCGGGCTTAATTTTTCAAGCGGCCAATGTCACCTATCAAAGCGGTGAGATTGACCTTATCATGCGCGATGGGCCGACTTGGGTATTTGTTGAAGTTCGCTTTCGGCGCAATGACCTATTCGGTGGTGCCGCTGCCAGCGTCACCTACCGCAAGCAGCAACGGTTACTCCGTGCCGCCGCCGTTTGGCTGGCTCAGCGAGGCGCCAGTTTTGCCACAACACCGTGCCGTTTTGATGTTTTTGCAGTTACTGGCAGTCAGATAGAATGGCTGCCTAACGCCTTCAATGCGGATTGA
- the diaA gene encoding DnaA initiator-associating protein DiaA: MLDRIKGCFTESIQTQIAAAEALPDAISRAAMTLVQSLLNGNKILCCGNGTSAANAQHFAASMINRFETERPSLPAIALNADNVVLTAITNDRLHDEVYAKQVRALGHAGDVLLAISTRGNSRDIVKAVEAAVTRDMTIVALTGYDGGELAGLLGQQDVEIRIPSHRSARVQELHMLTVNCLCDLIDNTLFPHQDD; this comes from the coding sequence GTGCTGGATAGAATCAAAGGCTGCTTCACAGAAAGTATTCAAACCCAGATTGCCGCAGCTGAGGCTTTGCCTGATGCCATATCCCGTGCAGCAATGACGTTGGTTCAGTCACTGCTCAACGGCAATAAAATTCTCTGCTGCGGTAATGGGACTTCTGCGGCTAACGCACAGCACTTTGCTGCCAGCATGATAAACCGTTTTGAAACAGAACGGCCGAGCCTGCCAGCGATTGCGTTGAATGCTGATAATGTGGTGCTAACGGCAATCACCAATGACCGTTTACACGATGAGGTTTACGCTAAGCAGGTACGAGCGCTCGGCCACGCGGGTGATGTTTTACTCGCCATTTCCACTCGCGGCAATAGCCGTGATATTGTGAAAGCAGTCGAAGCTGCCGTCACCCGTGATATGACCATTGTGGCCCTGACCGGTTACGATGGTGGTGAGCTGGCTGGCCTGTTAGGTCAGCAGGATGTTGAAATCCGCATCCCTTCGCACCGTAGCGCACGCGTTCAAGAATTACACATGCTCACAGTGAATTGCTTGTGTGACTTAATTGATAACACTCTATTTCCTCATCAGGATGATTAA
- the dolP gene encoding division/outer membrane stress-associated lipid-binding lipoprotein, translating into MKVGYIFAMLFSALLLQGCVGAVVVGSAAVATKSVTDPRSVGTQVDDGTLEARVVNALSKDQQIKSQTRFVVTAYQGKVLLTGQTPTAELSSRAKQIAAGVDGATEVYNEMRLGKPVDLTTASMDTWITTKVRSQLLTADSVKSSNVKVTTENGEVFLLGLVTQQEAQSAAQIASQVSGVKHVTTAFTIVK; encoded by the coding sequence ATGAAGGTGGGTTATATTTTTGCCATGCTATTCAGCGCACTGCTACTGCAAGGCTGTGTCGGTGCCGTAGTGGTGGGCAGCGCAGCGGTTGCCACCAAATCCGTAACCGACCCACGCTCTGTCGGGACTCAGGTAGACGATGGCACATTGGAGGCCAGAGTCGTCAACGCGCTGAGCAAAGATCAGCAGATAAAAAGCCAGACACGTTTTGTGGTGACCGCTTATCAAGGGAAAGTATTGCTGACCGGGCAAACACCAACCGCAGAACTGTCTAGCCGCGCAAAACAGATTGCAGCGGGCGTCGATGGCGCAACGGAAGTCTATAACGAGATGCGCTTAGGTAAACCGGTCGATCTGACCACTGCGTCTATGGATACTTGGATCACCACCAAAGTCCGCTCACAATTGCTGACCGCCGACTCGGTTAAATCATCGAATGTGAAAGTAACTACCGAGAATGGCGAAGTCTTCCTCTTGGGGCTGGTCACTCAGCAGGAAGCGCAATCAGCCGCACAGATTGCCAGTCAGGTCAGTGGCGTGAAACACGTCACTACCGCGTTTACTATCGTAAAATAA
- the mtgA gene encoding monofunctional biosynthetic peptidoglycan transglycosylase: protein MISARRGVNWLWYWGKRGVIGIAALWLAGILIFAFLPVPFSMVMIERQVGAWLTGDFSYVAHSDWVPMDEISPYMALAVMAAEDQKFPEHWGFDVGAIESALSHNQRNQNRIRGASTLSQQTAKNLFLWDGRSWVRKGLEVGLTAGIELVWTKRRILTVYLNIAEFGEGIFGVEAAAQHFFKKPASKLSASEAALLAAVLPNPLRFKANAPSGYVISRQQWILRQMRQLGGKTFLQENALD, encoded by the coding sequence ATGATATCAGCCAGGCGTGGAGTCAATTGGCTTTGGTATTGGGGGAAAAGAGGCGTTATCGGCATTGCTGCACTCTGGTTGGCGGGTATTTTGATTTTTGCCTTCCTGCCGGTTCCTTTTTCCATGGTGATGATTGAAAGGCAGGTAGGTGCTTGGTTAACCGGTGATTTTTCGTATGTAGCGCACTCTGATTGGGTGCCAATGGATGAGATTTCACCTTATATGGCGCTGGCCGTGATGGCCGCTGAAGATCAAAAATTCCCCGAACATTGGGGGTTTGATGTCGGAGCCATTGAGTCTGCGTTATCCCATAATCAGCGCAATCAAAATCGTATTCGCGGCGCATCCACCTTATCGCAGCAAACGGCAAAAAATCTGTTTCTGTGGGATGGGCGAAGCTGGGTGCGTAAAGGGCTGGAAGTGGGGTTGACTGCCGGTATTGAGCTGGTATGGACGAAGCGCCGTATTTTGACGGTTTATCTGAATATCGCGGAATTTGGCGAGGGTATTTTTGGCGTCGAGGCGGCTGCACAGCATTTCTTCAAAAAGCCCGCCAGCAAATTGAGCGCATCAGAAGCCGCTTTATTGGCTGCGGTGCTGCCCAATCCGCTGCGTTTTAAGGCCAATGCACCCTCGGGCTACGTCATTTCTCGCCAGCAGTGGATCTTGCGCCAAATGCGCCAGTTAGGTGGCAAGACGTTTTTGCAGGAAAACGCCTTAGATTGA
- the elbB gene encoding isoprenoid biosynthesis glyoxalase ElbB, which yields MKTVGVVLSGCGVFDGAEIHESVLTMLALDRAGARVLFFAPDKTQLHVINHITGKEMAEQRNVLLESARIARGHITPLSLANSAQLDALIVPGGFGAAKNLSDFAIKGSDCTLDPDLVKLTQSMHKSGKPIGFMCISPVMLPKLLGKPIRLTIGNDPDTIDAIEMMGGEHVVCPVDDVVIDIDNKVVTTPAYMLAGSISEAAKGIDKLVTKVLDLTE from the coding sequence ATGAAAACAGTCGGGGTAGTCCTCAGCGGATGTGGAGTTTTCGACGGCGCGGAGATACATGAATCTGTCTTAACAATGCTGGCACTGGATCGTGCGGGAGCGCGTGTTTTGTTCTTCGCACCCGACAAGACGCAACTGCATGTTATTAATCATATTACCGGCAAAGAAATGGCGGAACAACGGAATGTCTTGCTGGAGTCCGCGCGCATTGCCCGTGGGCATATCACGCCACTTTCCCTCGCTAATTCAGCGCAGTTGGATGCTTTGATTGTCCCCGGTGGTTTTGGGGCTGCCAAGAACCTCAGTGACTTCGCGATTAAGGGTTCTGACTGCACCCTAGACCCCGATTTAGTTAAGTTAACTCAATCAATGCATAAGTCAGGTAAACCTATTGGGTTTATGTGTATTTCGCCCGTGATGCTACCAAAGCTGCTGGGTAAGCCTATCCGTCTGACGATTGGTAACGATCCCGATACCATTGATGCAATTGAAATGATGGGTGGAGAGCATGTTGTTTGCCCTGTTGATGATGTGGTGATTGATATTGATAATAAAGTGGTGACAACCCCTGCTTATATGTTGGCCGGATCAATTTCTGAAGCGGCAAAAGGGATTGATAAATTGGTCACAAAGGTGCTGGATCTAACCGAATGA
- the arcB gene encoding aerobic respiration two-component sensor histidine kinase ArcB translates to MKQIRVLAQYYVDLMVKLGLVRFSLLLASVLVLLAMVVQMAVTFVLSGSVETLDLVRSIFFGLLITPWAVYFLSVVVEQLEESRQRLSRLVDKLEVMRYRDLELNQQLTENIAQLNQEIVEREKAEKAHLQVVDKLKEEMGHREQAQIELGQQSALLRSFLDASPDLVYYRNEDNEFSGCNRAMELLTGKSEKQLVGLTPKDVYAPDIAEKVMETDEKVFRHNVSLTYEQWLVYPDGRKACFELRKVPFYDRVGKRHGLMGFGRDITERKRYQDALENASRDKTTFISTISHELRTPLNGIVGLSRILLDTELDSEQLKYLKTIHVSAITLGNIFNDIIEMDKLERRKVQLDNQPIDFTGFMADLENLTGLLVQPKGLKFTMEPELPLPEKVITDGTRLRQILWNLIGNAVKFTQQGEIVVRVRREENDRLTFEVEDSGMGIPEDEQDKIFAMYYQVKDSNGGRPATGTGIGLAVSKRLAQSMGGDITVKSAQGSGSCFTLTIKAPAVQQVASVPSGDDMPLPALHVLLVEDIELNVIVARSVLEKLGNSVEVAMNGHDALAMFKPDDFDLVLLDIQLPDMSGLDIARQIRAEYDSQSLPPLVALTANVLKDKKEYLDAGMDDVLSKPLSVPALTAMIKQFWDHKPSSAKKQEHKVMQTHESLLDTAMLEQYIDLVGPQLIHQSLEMFEQMMPGYLAVLDSNMTARDQKGITEEAHKIKGAAGSVGLRHIQQLAQQIQTPTLPAWWDNVQDWVDELKLEWRNDVQVLREWVAEVEKK, encoded by the coding sequence ATGAAGCAAATCAGGGTATTAGCCCAGTACTACGTTGATTTAATGGTTAAGTTGGGGCTGGTTCGCTTCTCACTGCTATTGGCCTCGGTGCTGGTATTGCTCGCTATGGTGGTGCAGATGGCGGTGACCTTTGTGCTGAGTGGCTCGGTTGAAACCCTCGATTTGGTACGGTCGATTTTCTTTGGCTTGCTGATAACTCCGTGGGCGGTGTACTTCTTGTCGGTGGTGGTGGAGCAACTGGAGGAGTCGCGCCAACGGCTGTCGCGGCTGGTGGATAAGCTTGAAGTGATGCGCTACCGCGATTTAGAGCTGAATCAGCAATTGACCGAAAACATTGCTCAGCTCAATCAGGAAATTGTCGAGCGCGAAAAAGCAGAAAAAGCGCACCTGCAAGTGGTTGATAAACTGAAAGAAGAGATGGGACACCGTGAGCAGGCTCAGATTGAGTTGGGGCAGCAGTCGGCACTACTGCGCTCTTTTCTGGATGCTTCACCGGATCTGGTTTATTACCGCAACGAAGACAATGAGTTCTCCGGCTGCAACCGCGCAATGGAGCTGTTGACGGGTAAAAGTGAGAAGCAATTGGTCGGGCTGACCCCAAAAGATGTGTACGCGCCAGACATTGCTGAAAAAGTGATGGAAACCGATGAAAAAGTCTTCCGCCATAACGTCTCTCTCACCTACGAACAGTGGTTGGTCTACCCTGATGGCCGAAAAGCCTGTTTTGAGCTGCGAAAAGTGCCTTTTTATGATCGTGTGGGCAAACGCCACGGTTTGATGGGCTTCGGGCGCGATATAACTGAGCGTAAGCGCTATCAGGACGCGCTGGAGAATGCCAGTAGGGATAAGACCACATTTATCTCAACTATCAGCCACGAGCTGCGCACACCGCTTAATGGCATCGTGGGCCTGAGCCGCATCCTGCTGGATACTGAATTAGACAGCGAACAACTGAAATACCTGAAAACCATTCATGTCAGTGCTATCACCCTCGGGAATATTTTCAATGATATCATTGAGATGGATAAGCTTGAGCGTCGCAAAGTTCAGTTAGATAATCAACCAATTGATTTTACAGGATTTATGGCGGATCTGGAGAATCTGACTGGCTTGCTGGTGCAGCCGAAAGGGCTGAAATTCACTATGGAGCCGGAGTTACCGCTACCCGAGAAGGTCATCACCGATGGCACGCGGTTGCGGCAGATTCTGTGGAATCTTATTGGTAACGCGGTGAAATTTACCCAGCAAGGCGAGATTGTGGTGCGGGTACGGCGTGAGGAGAATGACCGCCTGACGTTTGAAGTGGAAGACTCAGGTATGGGTATCCCTGAAGATGAGCAGGATAAGATTTTTGCCATGTATTATCAGGTGAAAGACAGCAATGGCGGTCGTCCGGCAACGGGGACGGGTATTGGTCTGGCGGTCTCTAAGCGTCTTGCGCAGAGTATGGGCGGTGATATTACCGTGAAGAGTGCCCAAGGTTCTGGTTCCTGCTTTACCTTGACCATTAAAGCACCGGCGGTGCAGCAAGTCGCCAGTGTGCCATCTGGCGACGATATGCCGCTACCTGCGCTGCATGTCTTGCTGGTGGAAGATATCGAGCTGAATGTGATTGTCGCACGCTCGGTGCTGGAAAAACTGGGCAATAGTGTCGAGGTCGCGATGAACGGTCATGATGCCTTGGCGATGTTCAAACCGGATGACTTCGATTTGGTGCTGCTGGATATTCAGCTGCCAGATATGAGCGGGTTGGATATTGCCCGGCAGATTCGAGCGGAATATGACTCGCAATCACTGCCGCCACTGGTGGCATTGACCGCTAATGTCCTCAAAGATAAAAAAGAGTATTTAGACGCTGGGATGGATGACGTGCTGAGTAAGCCGTTGTCGGTACCTGCGCTCACGGCCATGATTAAGCAATTCTGGGATCATAAGCCCTCTTCAGCCAAAAAACAGGAACATAAAGTGATGCAAACCCATGAATCGTTACTTGATACTGCGATGTTGGAACAATACATCGATTTGGTCGGCCCGCAATTGATTCATCAAAGTCTGGAGATGTTTGAACAGATGATGCCGGGGTATTTGGCGGTGTTGGATTCAAACATGACGGCGCGGGACCAAAAGGGCATTACCGAAGAAGCGCATAAAATTAAAGGTGCGGCAGGTTCAGTTGGCTTGCGCCACATCCAGCAGCTTGCACAGCAGATTCAAACACCGACACTGCCAGCATGGTGGGATAACGTGCAAGATTGGGTCGATGAATTAAAATTAGAGTGGCGCAATGATGTGCAGGTGTTGCGTGAGTGGGTGGCGGAAGTTGAAAAAAAATAA
- a CDS encoding TIGR01212 family radical SAM protein (This family includes YhcC from E. coli K-12, an uncharacterized radical SAM protein.): MQLQQLVNMFGADLQRRYGEKVHKLTLHGGFSCPNRDGTLGRGGCTFCQVASFADEQMQQQSIAQQLAAQAKKTNRANRYLAYFQAYTSTYAEVNALAVMYQQALAETDIVGLCVGTRPDCVPDAVLDLLSGYHQQGYEVWLELGLQTANDKTLKRINRGHDFACYQQTVRRARARGLKVCCHLIVGLPGEDRAQGMETLEKVVATGVDGLKLHPLHIVEGSTMAKAWRAGRLPELALKDYVLTAGEMIRHTPAEIVYHRISASARRPTLLAPLWCENRWTAMNELNSYMLIHGGQASGL; the protein is encoded by the coding sequence ATGCAGTTGCAGCAATTAGTCAATATGTTTGGTGCGGATTTACAGCGTCGCTACGGTGAAAAAGTGCATAAACTCACGCTACATGGCGGGTTTAGCTGCCCCAATCGCGATGGTACCCTCGGCCGTGGTGGTTGCACTTTTTGTCAGGTGGCCTCATTTGCCGATGAGCAAATGCAGCAACAAAGTATTGCGCAGCAGTTAGCAGCACAGGCAAAAAAAACCAATCGAGCAAACCGTTACCTAGCTTACTTTCAGGCTTATACCAGTACTTATGCAGAAGTGAATGCGCTGGCCGTGATGTATCAGCAGGCATTGGCTGAAACTGACATTGTGGGGTTGTGTGTAGGAACTCGGCCCGACTGCGTACCCGATGCCGTGCTGGATTTGCTGAGCGGCTATCATCAGCAAGGTTATGAGGTCTGGCTCGAGCTGGGGCTACAGACCGCGAATGATAAAACCCTCAAACGTATTAATCGCGGCCATGATTTCGCCTGCTATCAGCAGACGGTGCGCCGCGCTCGCGCCCGTGGCCTCAAAGTGTGCTGCCATCTGATTGTGGGTCTGCCCGGCGAAGATCGAGCGCAAGGGATGGAAACATTGGAGAAGGTAGTGGCAACGGGCGTTGATGGGCTGAAGCTGCATCCGCTGCATATCGTCGAGGGCAGCACTATGGCGAAAGCTTGGCGGGCAGGGCGCTTGCCGGAACTGGCGCTGAAGGATTATGTGCTGACTGCCGGTGAAATGATTCGCCATACCCCCGCCGAGATTGTCTATCACCGGATCTCCGCCAGTGCACGTCGTCCCACGCTGCTTGCGCCGTTATGGTGCGAGAATCGATGGACGGCGATGAATGAACTGAATAGCTATATGCTTATCCATGGTGGTCAAGCTTCTGGGTTGTGA